Proteins encoded together in one Microbacterium sp. zg-Y625 window:
- a CDS encoding FMN-binding protein, producing the protein MTPSASSVRAARLGAALAGTAGVLVLAGCGSADAASSAGTTTGDASYADGTYEASGSYATPESVESIDVTVELTDGMISAVEVVGDPTRPESERYQERFIGGISDEVVGKSLDDISVSRVAGSSLTSGGFNEAIEQIKSDARQ; encoded by the coding sequence GTGACCCCCTCCGCCTCCTCGGTCCGTGCGGCGCGCCTCGGCGCCGCCCTTGCCGGCACCGCCGGCGTGCTCGTACTCGCCGGCTGCGGCTCGGCAGACGCCGCCTCGTCCGCCGGGACGACGACAGGCGACGCCTCGTACGCGGACGGCACGTACGAAGCATCCGGTTCGTATGCGACGCCCGAGTCGGTCGAGTCCATCGACGTCACCGTCGAACTCACCGACGGCATGATCTCGGCGGTCGAGGTCGTCGGCGATCCGACCCGACCCGAATCGGAGCGGTACCAGGAACGCTTCATCGGCGGCATCTCCGACGAGGTCGTCGGCAAGAGCCTCGACGACATCTCGGTCAGCCGCGTGGCGGGCTCATCCCTCACCAGCGGCGGCTTCAACGAGGCGATCGAGCAGATCAAGTCCGACGCCCGGCAGTGA
- a CDS encoding HAD-IC family P-type ATPase, whose protein sequence is MPERDTRADLTVSTPFALEVADVERELQTDVAGLTSVAAAARLADVGRNELPEPPRKPAILRFLAHFNDTLIYILLGAAVIKAIMADWLDFWVIMAVAIINAVIGFVQEGRAEKALAGIRSMLSNDASVRRDGAWATVPAAELVPGDVVRLMPGDKVPADMRLIQAHQLRIDEAALTGESQPSSKGVEPVPADAGVGDRHSMAFSGTIVSAGQGRGIVTATGGATEIGTIQALVGEAGSIATPLTKQLDSFGRVLTIVILGMAAIMLLIGRFLHDLPFGDLISATIGFAVAAIPEGLPAMVTITLAIGVQQMARRHAITRKLPAVETLGAVTTVCSDKTGTLTKNEMTVRRLVTARGAYVTTGLGYDPAGEISPAGTTGTVDAAVQRRDLAPLLAVATLCNDAHIVPDPSVDAGDGPGRWTLVGEPTEGALKVIAMKGGVSSDGARRVGVVPFDSANKFMATLNEASDGSRAILVKGAPDRLLERSRTQRGERGPVPLDIPFWEGAIDDLSAQGLRVLAAARRPALADGGELRVDDLHELEFLGLWGILDPPRPEAIEAIADCHTAGVRVKMITGDHAGTALAIAREMGVVAGDDVTVLTGTELEAMSQDQLARVVRDVDVYARTSPEHKIRIVRALQSHGEVVAMTGDGVNDAPALTRADVGIAMGIKGTEATKEAAEIVLADDNFATIRSAIREGRRIYDNLRKSIVFLLPTNGAQSLVILVAIVFGLALPLTPVQVLWINMVTGITLSLALAYEPAERGIMTRPPRAPGGSLVNGRELGFVLVVSALIGGAALALFYSVAATGVDIAYARTEAVTMLALGQLAYLFNCRFLTRSSLTPDVLRGNRVIWWSAGALIAVQLVYTYAPFMNDLFGSRPLTLQSWLLPIALSIVIFLAVEGLKELRRRAERSTTRKGPA, encoded by the coding sequence ATGCCGGAGCGCGACACGCGAGCCGACCTGACGGTCTCGACGCCGTTCGCGCTCGAGGTCGCCGACGTCGAGCGCGAGCTGCAGACCGACGTCGCCGGATTGACGTCCGTCGCGGCGGCCGCGCGCCTCGCGGACGTCGGCCGCAACGAGCTGCCGGAGCCGCCCCGCAAGCCCGCGATCCTGCGGTTCCTCGCCCACTTCAACGACACGCTGATCTACATCCTGCTCGGCGCGGCCGTGATCAAGGCGATCATGGCCGACTGGCTGGACTTCTGGGTGATCATGGCGGTCGCGATCATCAACGCGGTCATCGGCTTCGTGCAGGAGGGCCGCGCCGAGAAGGCGCTCGCCGGCATCCGCAGCATGCTCTCCAACGACGCCAGCGTGCGCCGAGACGGGGCGTGGGCGACGGTCCCGGCCGCGGAACTCGTGCCCGGCGACGTCGTGCGCCTCATGCCGGGTGACAAGGTGCCCGCCGACATGCGACTCATCCAGGCGCACCAGCTGCGCATCGACGAGGCCGCTCTGACCGGTGAATCGCAGCCGTCGTCGAAGGGCGTCGAGCCGGTGCCGGCGGATGCCGGTGTGGGAGACCGCCACTCGATGGCGTTCTCGGGCACGATCGTCTCTGCCGGCCAGGGGCGCGGCATCGTGACGGCCACCGGCGGCGCGACCGAGATCGGCACGATCCAGGCCCTCGTCGGCGAGGCGGGCTCGATCGCGACGCCGTTGACCAAGCAACTGGACTCGTTCGGCCGCGTGCTCACGATCGTGATCCTCGGCATGGCGGCGATCATGCTGCTGATCGGCCGGTTCCTGCATGACCTGCCCTTCGGCGACCTGATTTCGGCGACGATCGGGTTCGCCGTCGCGGCGATCCCCGAGGGCCTGCCGGCAATGGTCACCATCACGCTCGCCATCGGGGTGCAGCAGATGGCGCGTCGTCACGCCATCACCCGCAAGCTCCCCGCCGTCGAGACGCTGGGCGCGGTGACGACGGTGTGCAGCGACAAGACCGGCACGCTCACCAAGAACGAGATGACGGTGCGCCGCCTCGTCACCGCGCGCGGCGCATATGTGACGACCGGCCTCGGTTACGACCCGGCCGGCGAGATCAGCCCGGCCGGCACGACCGGGACGGTGGATGCCGCCGTGCAGCGGCGGGACCTCGCGCCGCTGCTGGCGGTCGCCACCCTCTGCAACGACGCGCACATCGTGCCCGATCCCTCGGTCGACGCCGGCGACGGGCCCGGGCGCTGGACCCTCGTGGGCGAGCCCACCGAGGGGGCGCTGAAGGTCATCGCGATGAAGGGCGGCGTCTCGTCCGACGGCGCACGCCGGGTGGGTGTCGTGCCGTTCGACTCCGCCAACAAGTTCATGGCGACCCTCAATGAGGCATCCGACGGCTCGCGGGCGATCCTGGTCAAGGGCGCGCCCGATCGCCTGCTGGAGCGCTCGCGCACGCAACGCGGCGAGCGCGGCCCGGTCCCGCTCGACATCCCGTTCTGGGAGGGCGCCATCGACGACCTCAGCGCCCAGGGCCTGCGGGTGCTCGCCGCAGCACGCAGGCCGGCCCTCGCGGACGGCGGCGAGCTGCGCGTCGACGACCTGCACGAGCTCGAGTTCCTGGGCCTCTGGGGCATTCTGGACCCGCCCCGCCCCGAGGCCATCGAGGCCATCGCAGACTGCCACACGGCGGGCGTGCGGGTGAAGATGATCACCGGCGACCACGCCGGCACGGCTCTGGCCATCGCGCGGGAGATGGGAGTGGTCGCCGGCGACGACGTCACCGTTCTCACCGGGACGGAGCTCGAGGCCATGAGCCAGGACCAGCTCGCCCGGGTGGTGCGCGACGTCGACGTGTATGCGCGCACCAGCCCCGAGCACAAGATCCGCATCGTGCGCGCACTGCAGTCCCACGGCGAAGTCGTCGCCATGACCGGTGACGGCGTGAACGACGCCCCCGCCCTCACGCGGGCCGATGTCGGCATCGCCATGGGCATCAAGGGCACCGAGGCGACCAAGGAAGCCGCCGAGATCGTGCTGGCCGACGACAACTTCGCCACGATCCGCAGCGCCATCCGCGAGGGGCGTCGCATCTACGACAACCTGCGCAAATCGATCGTCTTCCTCCTTCCCACCAACGGCGCGCAGTCGCTCGTGATCCTCGTGGCGATCGTCTTCGGGCTCGCGCTGCCGCTGACGCCCGTGCAGGTGCTGTGGATCAACATGGTCACCGGCATCACGCTCTCGCTCGCGCTGGCCTACGAGCCGGCCGAGCGCGGCATCATGACGCGTCCGCCGCGCGCGCCCGGCGGCTCGCTCGTGAACGGGCGCGAGCTCGGCTTCGTCCTGGTGGTCTCCGCGCTCATCGGTGGCGCGGCGCTGGCGCTGTTCTACTCGGTCGCGGCGACCGGCGTCGACATCGCGTACGCGCGCACCGAGGCCGTCACCATGCTGGCGCTCGGACAGCTCGCCTACCTGTTCAACTGCCGCTTCCTCACCCGCTCGAGCCTCACCCCTGACGTGCTGCGCGGCAACCGCGTCATCTGGTGGTCGGCCGGTGCCCTCATCGCGGTGCAGCTCGTGTACACCTACGCGCCCTTCATGAACGATCTGTTCGGCTCGCGCCCGCTCACGCTGCAGTCGTGGCTGCTCCCCATCGCCCTGTCGATCGTGATCTTCCTCGCGGTCGAAGGGCTGAAAGAACTCCGCCGACGCGCGGAGCGCTCAACGACACGGAAAGGACCCGCGTGA
- a CDS encoding ribose-phosphate diphosphokinase: MARKNKTVDLDRARDIAPGVVAKTKKRLVVASGRSHLALAREVVSHIGTELVPTEYRTFASGEILTRFEVSIRGCDVFLIQSFGPPVNEWLMELLIMLDAAKRASAKRITVVAPYFAYSRQDKKGRGREPISARLVADLLKTAGADRVMSVDLHAAQIQGFFDGPVDHLFAKPVLLEYFQRTLSPEDRAALTVVSPDTGRVRVADTWSDSLGAPLAIIHKRRDPNVANQVTVNEIVGDVSGRVCLLVDDMIDTGGTIVKAAEALKANGAQRVIVAATHAIFSDPATERLQNEAIDEVVVTDTIPVPEHKRFERLTILPIAPLLARAIQEVFEDGSVTSMFDGAA; this comes from the coding sequence ATGGCGCGCAAGAACAAGACGGTTGACCTCGACAGGGCGCGGGACATCGCGCCCGGCGTCGTCGCGAAGACGAAGAAGCGCCTGGTCGTGGCATCGGGCCGCTCCCACCTGGCGCTGGCCAGGGAGGTCGTCTCGCACATCGGCACCGAACTCGTGCCGACCGAGTACCGCACGTTCGCGTCGGGTGAGATCCTCACCCGCTTCGAGGTGTCGATCCGCGGCTGCGACGTGTTCCTCATCCAGTCCTTCGGCCCGCCGGTCAACGAGTGGCTCATGGAGCTGCTGATCATGCTGGATGCCGCCAAGCGCGCGTCCGCCAAGCGCATCACCGTCGTCGCGCCGTACTTCGCGTACTCGCGTCAGGACAAGAAGGGCCGCGGCCGTGAGCCGATCTCGGCGCGCCTCGTCGCCGATCTGCTGAAGACCGCGGGCGCTGACCGCGTGATGAGCGTCGACCTGCACGCCGCGCAGATCCAGGGGTTCTTCGACGGGCCGGTCGATCACCTCTTCGCCAAGCCCGTGCTGCTGGAGTACTTCCAGCGCACCCTGTCGCCCGAGGACCGCGCCGCCCTCACCGTGGTCTCACCCGACACCGGTCGTGTGCGTGTGGCCGACACCTGGTCCGACAGCCTCGGCGCGCCGCTGGCGATCATCCACAAGCGCCGCGACCCGAACGTGGCGAACCAGGTCACCGTCAACGAGATCGTCGGTGACGTGTCGGGCCGCGTGTGCCTGCTCGTGGACGACATGATCGACACCGGCGGCACCATCGTGAAGGCCGCCGAGGCGCTGAAGGCGAACGGCGCGCAGCGCGTGATCGTGGCCGCCACGCACGCCATTTTCAGCGACCCCGCGACCGAGCGGCTGCAGAACGAGGCCATCGACGAGGTGGTGGTCACCGACACCATCCCGGTGCCCGAGCACAAGCGCTTCGAGCGGCTGACCATCCTGCCGATCGCGCCCCTGCTGGCGCGGGCCATCCAGGAGGTCTTCGAAGACGGATCGGTCACGAGCATGTTCGACGGAGCTGCGTAG
- the glmU gene encoding bifunctional UDP-N-acetylglucosamine diphosphorylase/glucosamine-1-phosphate N-acetyltransferase GlmU — MTDNALAVIVLAAGQGTRMKSKLPKVLHRIGGRPLIGHVLDIARDLGPAQVLVVVRHERDQVADAVAGIGPDVRIVDQDEVPGTGRAVQVALQQLGGFTGDVLVLSADVPLLEAETLAHLVEVHRASHAAATLLTAVLDDATGYGRIIRDSTGAVARIVEQKDASEAEAAVTEINAGVYVFRADALRAQLARVGTDNAQGEMYLTDVIGLLRADDAPVAAVAAPDAASALGVNDRVQLADAARTLNARVVRRWQLEGATILDPATTWIDVTATLAPDVTVLPGSHILRATSVASGAVIGPDTSLVDCEVGEDATVSRSDATLAVIGAGATVGPFSYLRPGTYLGDRGKIGTFVETKNSTIGEGSKVPHLSYIGDTTIGTGVNLGAGAITANYDDIAKHRTEIGDEVHTGSHNVFVAPVRIGDGAKTGAGAVIRKDVPAGALALSVAPQRNIEGWVETNRPGTKAADLSAQARSAQKADDGAQEQDG; from the coding sequence ATGACAGACAACGCGCTCGCCGTCATCGTGCTCGCCGCAGGGCAGGGCACCCGCATGAAGTCGAAACTGCCGAAGGTGCTGCACCGCATCGGCGGCCGTCCGCTCATCGGGCACGTGCTCGACATCGCCCGCGACCTCGGCCCGGCGCAGGTGCTCGTCGTCGTGCGCCATGAGCGGGATCAGGTGGCCGACGCCGTCGCCGGCATCGGCCCGGACGTGCGCATCGTCGACCAGGACGAGGTTCCCGGCACCGGTCGCGCCGTGCAGGTGGCCCTGCAGCAGCTCGGCGGCTTCACGGGCGACGTGCTGGTGCTGTCGGCCGACGTGCCCCTCCTCGAGGCCGAGACCCTGGCGCACCTGGTCGAGGTGCACCGCGCGTCGCACGCCGCGGCCACGCTGCTCACGGCGGTGCTCGACGACGCCACCGGATACGGCCGGATCATCCGCGATTCGACCGGCGCCGTCGCGCGCATCGTCGAGCAGAAGGATGCCAGCGAGGCCGAAGCCGCCGTCACCGAGATCAACGCCGGCGTCTACGTCTTCCGCGCCGACGCGCTGCGCGCGCAGCTCGCGCGGGTGGGGACCGACAACGCCCAGGGCGAGATGTACCTCACCGACGTCATCGGGCTGCTGCGCGCCGACGACGCGCCCGTCGCCGCCGTCGCGGCCCCCGATGCCGCCAGTGCGCTCGGCGTCAACGACCGCGTGCAGCTCGCCGACGCGGCGCGCACCCTCAACGCCCGTGTCGTCCGCCGCTGGCAGCTCGAAGGCGCCACGATCCTCGATCCCGCGACGACGTGGATCGACGTCACCGCGACCCTCGCCCCCGACGTGACGGTGCTCCCCGGTTCGCACATCCTGCGCGCCACGTCCGTGGCATCCGGCGCGGTCATCGGCCCCGACACGAGCCTGGTGGACTGCGAAGTGGGGGAGGATGCCACCGTCAGCCGCAGCGACGCCACCCTCGCCGTCATCGGCGCGGGCGCCACCGTGGGGCCCTTCTCCTACCTGCGCCCCGGCACCTATCTCGGCGACCGGGGCAAGATCGGCACCTTCGTCGAGACGAAGAACTCCACGATCGGCGAGGGCAGCAAGGTGCCGCATCTGTCGTACATCGGCGACACGACCATCGGCACCGGGGTGAACCTCGGCGCCGGTGCGATCACGGCGAACTACGACGACATCGCCAAGCACCGCACCGAGATCGGCGACGAAGTGCACACCGGCTCGCACAACGTCTTCGTCGCGCCGGTTAGGATCGGAGATGGCGCGAAGACCGGTGCGGGTGCCGTCATCCGCAAGGATGTCCCCGCCGGCGCACTGGCACTGAGCGTGGCCCCCCAGCGCAACATCGAGGGGTGGGTCGAGACGAACCGACCGGGAACCAAGGCCGCAGATCTGTCGGCCCAGGCTCGGTCCGCACAGAAAGCGGACGATGGCGCGCAAGAACAAGACGGTTGA
- a CDS encoding glycosyl hydrolase 53 family protein, which yields MRGAAAAAALVLVATGLALPAAADDGPVEAGIVVAKVEGMPADFIAGADVSSAIALEQSGVVFRDTAGAPADLFDVLADAGITDVRVRVWNDPFDAAGNGYGGGNTDVARAVEIGERATAAGLGVLVDFHYSDFWADPAKQHAPKAWEGFTAEQTADAVGEFTESALADFVAAGVDVRMVQIGNETNGAVAGITGWAGMAQVFSAGSAAVRSAVPDAKVVVHFTNPETAGRYAGYARELADRGVDYDVFASSYYPFWHGSLDNLTTVLSDVADTHGKQVMVAETSWAHTLEDGDGHGNVIDLPSEATAYPVSVQGQATALRDVIEAVVEVGDAGIGVFYWEPAWLPVGPPSQLERNRELWETFGSGWATSAAGEYDPDDAGQWYGGSAWDNQALFAFDGTPLESLQTFRYARTGATAPREVSSVEQPAITRQDGDDLALPDTVAVTYNDGSIEQQPVTWSDAADWITGPGVYRVSGATASGHATVATVTVQAVNHLRNPGFEDADLSMWQSSGPLTLRAADDPRSGTRSGHFYAADAYGFTLSQTVTGLPAGDYTASGALQGDGEGSGGVTLQLSSSLGDAAEAPFALTGWRVWSEPQTGAVTIAEGDTLTVTVRADLPGGAWGTLDDLVLAEVTEPGADTAALDDAVARAAAVDRAVATPQSLTGLDAALEIAEVVRGAAAPTAAQVADAVALVEGALAALEPVGATPPAVVSPIELTIEEGAEITLPATVRRTAWNGVVDEAPVTWSEAVKWIDGPGVYTVPGTAEGVAAVARITVTERAWVLDGGFEGDGSAWTVSGTGAAIADTADAANGNRAVSFWNDAAYEFEVTQQIDRIAPGTYALSATAQGDGEASGDALEVTATTASGVQAAPLALDGWQAFATATTAPFTVAEGETLTVGIRGALTAGAWGTVDDLRLVRAGERTDTSGLAADIAGARVLDPGAYTAASWQVLTEAVAVADVVVAALWPTPEAVGAARAQLAEATSLLVRRDADTSTSAPAVGVLSHDNGWDTGLRDGDYTVRMNLWWGVNGSSFRLYENGALVAVQPLVYGGKAPQTATVRVTGRQDGTYVYTGEIVNASGVTATRPVTVTVADASPGTPVLRHDNWDRDGRYTVTADMWWGTNATGYRFFADGALVAEGTLEPRTPRAQSARLEVTGAPRGTHLYRVEFVNAAGATSSRILTVTVTR from the coding sequence ATGCGGGGCGCAGCGGCGGCCGCGGCGCTCGTGCTGGTGGCGACCGGGCTCGCCCTTCCCGCCGCGGCCGATGACGGACCGGTCGAAGCCGGGATCGTCGTGGCGAAGGTGGAAGGGATGCCGGCGGACTTCATCGCCGGCGCCGATGTCTCCTCGGCGATCGCGCTCGAGCAATCCGGCGTGGTCTTCCGCGACACCGCCGGTGCGCCGGCAGACCTCTTCGACGTGCTCGCCGACGCGGGGATCACCGACGTGCGGGTGCGGGTGTGGAACGACCCGTTCGACGCCGCCGGCAACGGGTACGGCGGCGGCAACACCGATGTCGCCCGCGCGGTCGAGATCGGGGAGCGCGCCACCGCGGCGGGCCTGGGCGTGCTGGTCGACTTCCACTACTCCGACTTCTGGGCCGATCCCGCCAAGCAGCACGCCCCCAAGGCGTGGGAGGGCTTCACCGCCGAGCAGACCGCCGACGCGGTGGGGGAGTTCACCGAATCCGCGCTCGCGGACTTCGTCGCCGCGGGCGTCGACGTCCGCATGGTGCAGATCGGGAACGAGACCAACGGCGCCGTCGCGGGCATCACCGGGTGGGCCGGCATGGCCCAGGTGTTCTCCGCCGGCTCCGCCGCTGTACGCTCCGCCGTTCCCGACGCGAAGGTGGTCGTGCACTTCACCAACCCCGAGACCGCCGGCCGCTACGCCGGGTACGCCCGGGAGCTCGCCGACCGCGGCGTCGATTACGACGTGTTCGCCTCGTCCTACTACCCGTTCTGGCACGGCTCGCTCGACAACCTCACCACGGTGCTGAGCGACGTCGCCGACACCCACGGCAAGCAGGTCATGGTGGCCGAGACATCCTGGGCCCACACGCTCGAGGACGGGGACGGCCACGGCAACGTCATCGACCTCCCCTCCGAGGCCACCGCGTACCCCGTCAGCGTGCAGGGGCAAGCCACCGCCCTGCGCGATGTCATCGAGGCGGTCGTCGAGGTCGGCGACGCCGGCATCGGCGTCTTCTACTGGGAGCCGGCCTGGCTGCCCGTGGGCCCACCGTCGCAGCTCGAGCGCAACCGCGAGCTGTGGGAGACCTTCGGCTCGGGATGGGCCACCAGCGCCGCCGGCGAGTACGACCCGGACGACGCCGGCCAGTGGTACGGCGGCTCGGCGTGGGACAACCAGGCCCTCTTCGCGTTCGACGGCACGCCCCTGGAGTCGCTGCAGACCTTCCGCTACGCGCGCACCGGCGCCACCGCCCCGCGAGAGGTCAGCTCTGTCGAGCAGCCGGCGATCACGCGCCAGGACGGCGACGACCTCGCCCTGCCGGACACGGTCGCGGTCACCTACAACGACGGATCCATCGAGCAGCAGCCAGTGACCTGGTCGGATGCCGCGGACTGGATCACCGGACCCGGCGTGTATCGCGTGAGCGGCGCCACCGCGTCGGGGCACGCGACCGTGGCGACGGTCACCGTGCAGGCGGTCAATCACCTGCGCAACCCGGGGTTCGAAGACGCCGACCTGTCGATGTGGCAGAGCTCCGGACCGCTCACCCTCCGTGCCGCCGACGACCCCCGCAGCGGCACCCGCTCCGGGCACTTCTACGCCGCAGACGCCTACGGCTTCACCCTCTCCCAGACCGTCACCGGTCTGCCGGCGGGGGACTACACCGCCTCCGGTGCGCTGCAGGGCGACGGGGAGGGGAGCGGCGGCGTGACGCTGCAGCTCTCGTCCTCGCTCGGGGATGCCGCAGAGGCGCCCTTCGCACTGACGGGCTGGCGCGTCTGGTCGGAGCCGCAGACGGGTGCCGTCACGATCGCCGAGGGTGACACGCTCACCGTGACGGTGCGCGCCGACCTTCCCGGCGGCGCCTGGGGCACCCTCGACGACCTCGTGCTGGCCGAGGTGACCGAACCCGGTGCCGACACCGCCGCGCTCGATGACGCTGTGGCTCGTGCCGCCGCCGTCGATCGCGCCGTGGCCACCCCGCAGTCGCTGACGGGGCTGGATGCCGCCCTCGAGATCGCGGAGGTCGTGCGCGGCGCTGCGGCGCCGACCGCCGCGCAGGTCGCCGACGCCGTGGCCCTCGTCGAGGGGGCGCTCGCCGCCCTCGAGCCGGTGGGAGCAACGCCGCCCGCCGTTGTCTCCCCGATCGAGCTCACCATCGAGGAGGGTGCCGAGATCACGCTGCCGGCCACCGTGCGCCGCACCGCGTGGAATGGCGTCGTCGACGAGGCGCCGGTGACCTGGTCTGAGGCCGTGAAGTGGATCGACGGCCCCGGCGTCTACACGGTTCCGGGCACCGCCGAAGGGGTCGCCGCGGTCGCCCGCATCACCGTCACCGAGCGCGCTTGGGTGCTCGACGGCGGGTTCGAGGGTGACGGATCGGCATGGACGGTCTCGGGTACCGGCGCCGCGATCGCCGACACCGCGGACGCGGCGAACGGCAACCGCGCCGTGAGCTTCTGGAACGACGCCGCGTACGAATTCGAGGTCACTCAGCAGATCGACCGCATCGCCCCCGGCACCTACGCCCTTTCGGCCACCGCGCAGGGCGACGGCGAGGCGTCTGGCGACGCGCTGGAAGTCACCGCCACCACCGCGTCCGGCGTGCAGGCCGCGCCGCTGGCGCTGGACGGCTGGCAGGCGTTCGCAACGGCGACGACCGCGCCGTTCACCGTGGCCGAGGGTGAGACGCTCACCGTCGGCATCCGTGGCGCGCTGACCGCGGGCGCGTGGGGCACCGTGGACGACCTGCGGCTGGTGCGTGCGGGGGAGCGGACCGACACGTCGGGTCTTGCGGCCGACATCGCCGGCGCGCGGGTGCTCGACCCCGGCGCGTACACCGCCGCCTCGTGGCAGGTGCTCACCGAAGCCGTCGCGGTCGCCGATGTCGTGGTGGCCGCGCTGTGGCCGACTCCCGAAGCGGTCGGAGCCGCGAGGGCGCAACTGGCCGAGGCGACGTCCCTGCTGGTGCGCCGCGACGCCGACACATCGACGTCCGCTCCCGCCGTCGGCGTGCTGTCGCACGACAACGGCTGGGACACAGGGCTCCGCGACGGCGACTACACCGTGCGGATGAACCTGTGGTGGGGTGTCAACGGCTCGTCGTTCCGGCTGTACGAGAACGGCGCCCTCGTGGCCGTGCAGCCCCTCGTCTACGGCGGTAAAGCACCGCAGACCGCGACCGTCCGCGTCACCGGCCGCCAGGACGGCACGTACGTCTATACGGGCGAGATCGTCAACGCCTCGGGCGTCACCGCGACCCGGCCGGTGACCGTCACCGTGGCCGACGCGTCTCCGGGCACCCCGGTGCTGCGGCATGACAATTGGGATCGCGACGGGCGGTACACCGTGACCGCCGACATGTGGTGGGGCACCAACGCGACGGGGTACCGGTTCTTCGCCGACGGTGCGCTCGTAGCCGAGGGGACGCTCGAACCCCGCACACCGCGGGCGCAGAGTGCGAGGCTCGAGGTGACGGGTGCCCCGCGGGGCACGCACCTGTACCGCGTGGAGTTCGTGAATGCGGCGGGCGCGACATCGAGCCGCATCCTGACGGTGACGGTCACCCGCTGA
- a CDS encoding MarR family winged helix-turn-helix transcriptional regulator codes for MAHQTDEVDRIVGAWMTQRPDLDFSPLEVLSRVDRLSRHLDRARRDAFRRSELEPWEWDVLSALRRAGEPFQLSPKQLLQQTLVSSGTMTNRIDRLVARRLVRREADPADGRSVLVTLAGDGKTRVDAAITRLVDAEATLLASLSRSDRERLASLLRKLSLGFDA; via the coding sequence ATGGCACACCAGACGGACGAGGTCGACCGCATCGTCGGCGCGTGGATGACTCAGCGCCCCGATCTGGACTTCTCTCCGCTCGAGGTGCTCTCGCGCGTCGACCGGCTCTCCCGCCACCTCGACCGGGCACGACGCGACGCCTTCCGGCGCAGCGAGCTGGAGCCGTGGGAGTGGGACGTGCTGTCGGCGCTGCGCCGGGCGGGCGAGCCGTTCCAGCTCAGCCCCAAGCAGCTGCTGCAGCAGACGCTCGTCTCGAGCGGCACGATGACCAACCGCATCGACCGGCTCGTCGCCCGCCGGCTGGTGCGTCGCGAGGCCGACCCGGCAGACGGGCGCAGCGTGCTGGTGACCCTCGCCGGTGACGGCAAGACGCGCGTGGATGCCGCGATCACGCGGCTCGTCGACGCGGAGGCCACCCTGCTGGCGTCGCTTTCTCGCAGTGACCGCGAGCGCCTGGCATCCCTGCTGCGCAAGCTCAGCCTCGGCTTCGACGCTTGA
- a CDS encoding pseudouridine synthase, producing MPVSPRPVRDGVGATRLRVPTSGPWATIADYVLERFEHIDRQVLHDRIDRGDVVDAHGAAVRRDTPLGATEFIWYHREPPAAERTVPFDEEILHIDDDLVVIDKPHFLPTTPGGRFLNHTALVRMRRRLDNPDLVPIHRLDRATAGVLMFSARPATRGAYQSMFERREVQKVYEAVSALPPGGLPAFPLVHRSHIEKFRDNLCVQTRPDREPNAETLIELVGTGTSTGGHAGAEVVHTRLHPRTGRMHQLRVHLAQLGLGILGDRYYPELLPETPQDDPERPMQLLATHLRFTDPLTGRPRAFTTRRRLADAPLRG from the coding sequence ATGCCCGTCTCCCCTCGTCCCGTCCGCGACGGCGTCGGCGCGACCCGCCTGCGCGTGCCCACCTCGGGTCCCTGGGCGACGATCGCCGACTACGTGCTCGAACGCTTCGAGCACATCGACCGCCAGGTGCTGCACGACCGCATCGACCGCGGTGACGTCGTCGACGCCCACGGAGCGGCCGTGCGCCGGGACACACCGCTCGGGGCGACGGAGTTCATCTGGTACCACCGTGAGCCGCCCGCCGCCGAGCGCACCGTGCCGTTCGACGAGGAGATCCTGCACATCGACGACGACCTCGTCGTCATCGACAAGCCGCATTTCCTCCCGACGACACCGGGCGGCCGGTTCCTGAATCACACCGCTCTCGTACGGATGCGGCGACGCCTCGACAACCCGGACCTCGTGCCCATCCACCGGCTGGACCGCGCCACCGCGGGGGTGCTGATGTTCTCCGCCCGGCCCGCGACGCGCGGCGCCTACCAGTCGATGTTCGAGCGCCGCGAGGTGCAGAAGGTCTACGAAGCGGTCTCCGCCCTCCCCCCGGGCGGCCTGCCGGCCTTTCCGCTGGTCCACCGCAGCCACATCGAGAAGTTCCGCGACAACCTCTGCGTGCAGACCCGTCCGGACCGCGAGCCGAACGCCGAGACGCTCATCGAGCTCGTCGGCACGGGAACGAGCACCGGCGGGCACGCCGGAGCGGAGGTCGTCCACACCCGGCTGCACCCGCGCACCGGGCGCATGCATCAGCTGCGCGTGCACCTGGCACAGCTCGGTCTCGGCATCCTGGGCGACCGCTACTACCCGGAGCTCCTCCCCGAGACGCCGCAGGACGATCCCGAACGCCCGATGCAGCTGCTGGCCACCCACCTGCGCTTCACCGACCCGCTGACCGGACGGCCGCGCGCCTTCACCACGCGTCGCCGGCTCGCCGACGCGCCGCTGCGCGGCTGA